A genomic segment from Toxotes jaculatrix isolate fToxJac2 chromosome 6, fToxJac2.pri, whole genome shotgun sequence encodes:
- the uhrf1 gene encoding E3 ubiquitin-protein ligase UHRF1 → MWIQVRTMDGKETHRVDSLSKLTKVDELRLKIMELFKVEPERQRLFYRGKQMEDGHTIFDYNVGLNDIVQLLVRQKMPPVDVVKSKDKEAELSDSDSGCGSTQSESDKSSTHGEAEGQTAGTSAQTNTPELIDPGFGFYKVNELVDARDLNMGAWFEAQIVNVTKTTKTPKEEAAEAQPEEEEILYHVKYEDYPENGVIQLLAKDVRPRARTVYQWHQLEPGMVVMVNYNPDDPKERGYWYDAEIQRKRETRTLREIYAKIILGDAGDSLNDCRIMFLTEIYKIEDAGSLSDTPAGSESPLKRSNGPECKHCKDDPKKNCCWCNCHICGIKQDPDKQLLCDECDMAYHTYCLNPPLTSIPEDEDWYCPSCRNDTSEVVLAGEKLKESKKKAKMASASSSSQRDWGKGMACVGRTKQCTIVPSNHYGPIPGIPVGSLWKFRVQVSESGVHRPHVAGIHGRSNDGAYSLVLAGGYEDDVDDGNEFTYTGSGGRDLSGNKRTAEQSCDQTLTHMNRALALNCNVPVNDKNGAESKNWKEGKPVRVVRSCKGRKHSKYCPEEGNRYDGIYKVVKYWPDKGKSGFLVWRYLLKRDDDEPAPWTRDGKERIKKLALTMQYPAGYQKEKENKNEVEEEATPSKAKRKRKSQGSESSKTSPGKTPKKIKVEVYKLSQEQKALIKNDKPNKKLWDEAMESLSLGPKFLNKVEEVFLCICCQEVVFQPITTECQHNVCRECLQRSFKAEVYTCPACRHDLGKNYSMTVNKSLQDILNQFFPGYSNGR, encoded by the exons ATGTGGATTCAAGTACGCACAATGGATGGGAAGGAGACCCATCGGGTGGATTCCCTGTCCAAACTTACCAAGGTGGATGAGCTGCGTCTCAAAATCATGGAGCTCTTCAAGGTGGAGCCGGAGAGGCAGCGGCTGTTCTACCGTGGCAAGCAG ATGGAGGATGGTCATACCATATTCGACTACAACGTGGGACTAAATGACATAGTGCAGCTGCTTGTCAGGCAGAAGATGCCCCCTGTTGATGTCGTCAAAAGCAAGGACAAGGAAGCTGAGCTCTCTGACTCTGATTCTGGCTGTGGCTCAACCCAGAGCGAGTCTGACAAGAGTTCTACTCATGGTGAGGCAGAGGGTCAAACTGCTGGCACTTCTGCCCAGACAAATACCCCAGAGCTCATCGATCCAGGGTTTGGATTTTACAAG GTCAATGAGCTGGTGGATGCAAGGGACTTGAACATGGGAGCATGGTTTGAGGCCCAGATCGTGAATGttacaaagacaacaaagacgCCTAAAGAGGAGGCTGCTGAGGCACAGccagaagaggaagagataCTCTACCATGTTAAATATGAAGA CTACCCAGAGAACGGGGTGATTCAGTTGCTGGCCAAGGATGTTCGTCCACGGGCCCGTACGGTGTACCAGTGGCACCAGTTGGAGCCGGGAATGGTCGTAATGGTCAACTATAACCCAGATGACCCCAAGGAGCGTGGCTACTGGTATGATGCTGAGAtccagaggaagagggagacgCGCACCCTGCGAGAAATCTATGCCAAGATAATCCTTGG TGATGCCGGTGACTCTCTTAATGACTGTCGGATCATGTTCTTGACTGAAATTTACAAAATTGAGGATGCCGGTTCTCTGAGTGACACCCCAGCCGGATCTGAGAGTCCTCTAAAAA GATCAAATGGACCCGAGTGCAAGCACTGTAAGGATGATcccaaaaaaaactgttgctgGTGTAACTGCCACATCTGTGGGATCAAGCAGGATcctgacaaacagctgctgtgtgatgaATGTGACATGGCCTATCACACCTACTGCCTGAACCCCCCACTCACCTCCATCCctgaagatgaggactg GTATTGCCCAAGTTGCCGTAATGACACCAGTGAGGTTGTGTTGGCTGGAGAGAAGTTGAAGGAGAGCAAGAAGAAAGCAAAGATGGCTTCCGCTAGCTCCTCCAGCCAGAGGGACTGGGGCAAG GGAATGGCCTGTGTTGGTCGAACAAAGCAGTGCACGATTGTCCCATCCAACCACTATGGCCCAATCCCTGGTATCCCTGTCGGCTCCTTGTGGAAGTTCAGAGTACAG GTCAGTGAGTCTGGAGTCCACAGGCCACATGTAGCTGGAATTCATGGCAGGAGCAATGATGGTGCCTACTCCCTGGTCCTGGCCGGTGGTTATGAGGATGATGTG GATGATGGTAATGAGTTCACTTACACCGGCTCTGGAGGAAGAGATCTGTCTGGAAATAAGAGGACTGCTGAGCAGTCATGTGATCAGACACTTACCCACATGAACAG GGCACTGGCTCTCAACTGCAATGTCCCTGTCAATGACAAAAACGGAGCTGAGTCCAAGAACTGGAAGGAAGGCAAACCAGTTAGAGTTGTGCGCAGCTGCAAGGGTCGCAAGCACAGTAAATATTGCCCTGAGGAAGGAAACAGATATGATGGGATATATAAg GTGGTGAAGTACTGGCCAGACAAAGGCAAGTCTGGTTTCTTGGTCTGGCGGTATCTGCTGAAGCGTGATGATGATGAGCCGGCACCGTGGACAAGGGATGGCAAGGAACGCATCAAGAAGCTCGCTCTCACCATGCAG TATCCTGCTGGCTaccagaaagagaaggagaacaaaaatgaagtggaggaggaggcgacACCCAGCAaggcaaagaggaagagaaaatctCAGGGCAGCG AATCCTCCAAGACCTCACCGGGCAAGACTCCTAAGAAAATCAAAGTAGAGGTGTACAAGCTTTCCCAGGAGCAGAAGGCCCTCATCAAGAATGACAAGCCAAACAAGAAGCTGTGGGATGAAGCCATGGAGTCACTGTCACTTGGACCG aaatttTTGAACAAGGTTGAAGAAGTTTTCCTCTGCATTTGCTGCCAAGAAGTGGTCTTTCAACCCATCACCACAGAGTGCCAACACAATGTGTGCAGG GAATGCCTTCAGCGGTCCTTCAAAGCAGAGGTGTACACCTGCCCAGCCTGCAGACATGACCTGGGCAAGAACTACTCCATGACTGTCAACAAATCTCTGCAAGACATTCTAAATCAGTTTTTCCCAGGGTACAGCAATGGGCGATGA
- the kcnn1b gene encoding small conductance calcium-activated potassium channel protein 1b: MVQDCLSGATNKRSLSSSPHTQSFSQIAKGSTSCQVLPQQTNQRDLLKPATNHPQDNFMPQCSDQEVRKELLQQHPCNHFKLKDSSQAARPNLFNIPLNSVECAETNQKLHQDLKWRELFGKEPLLVQQRQKQDSHCLITGDQTCKSSGDPSIVLKCRHLPYNPLTSTPRVKRLSTPASDKSVQSFSISQYSSLENQDLVEDRARQQHNQTSSQHLSGSKLSLPKHTPPRSDNLETSDIVNGDAVRPVSSHGTLRSSLSDLHSSQQPLQLLHSAILEDAFSKVIREDSSKANSDNLTREEGSIPQKKTKDISYRLGQRRALFGKRKQLSDYALVCGMFGIIVMVIETELSRGFYSKESIYSYVLKGLISLSTAILLGLIVMYHAREIQLFMVDNGADDWRIAMTFERILFVVLELLVCAIHPIPGQYVFTWTARLAFSYTASVADADVDIILSVPMFLRLYLIGRVMLLHSKLFTDASSRSIGALNKINFDTRFVMKTLMTICPGTVLLVFSVSCWIIAAWTVRVCERYHDAQEVTSTFLGAMWLISITFLSIGYGDMVPHTYCGKGVCLLTGIMGAGCTALVVAVVARKSELTRAEKHVHNFMMDTQLYKKIKNTAANVLRETWLIYKHTKLVKKIDRARVRHHQRKFLQAIHQLRRVKMEQRKLTDQANTVADLAKTQNMMYDLVSELQHRSEELDRRIVALEEKLDSILLSVQSLPVVLSQAITKLQKDFLDDLACRVHFLSSSLSSECCPVPARQLCPASTTPETPYS; the protein is encoded by the exons ATGGTCCAAGACTGTCTCTCTGGAGCTACAAATAAGAGGAGCCTTTCATCTTCACCACACACCCAGTCTTTCTCTCAAATTGCCAAAGGCTCAACCTCTTGCCAGGTTTTACCACAGCAAACAAACCAAAGGGATCTTTTGAAACCTGCAACAAACCATCCACAGGATAATTTCATGCCTCAGTGCAGTGACCAAGAGGTTCGAAAGGAACTTCTGCAGCAGCACCCCTGCAATCACTTTAAACTCAAAGACAGCAGCCAAGCAGCCCGTCCAAATTTGTTCAACATTCCTCTAAACTCTGTTGAGTGTGCTGAGACAAATCAGAAACTTCACCAAGACCTTAAATGGAGAGAGCTTTTTGGTAAAGAACCACTGTTAGTTCAGCAACGTCAAAAGCAAGACTCTCACTGCTTGATAACTGGCGATCAAACCTGCAAGTCATCTGGGGATCCTTCGATTGTCCTCAAGTGCCGTCATCTCCCTTACAACCCTCTGACCAGTACTCCGCGGGTAAAGAGGTTATCTACACCAGCCAGTGACAAAAGTGTCCAATCCTTCTCCATCAGCCAGTATAGTTCACTTGAGAACCAGGATTTAGTAGAGGACAGAGCTAGACAACAACACAATCAG ACAAGCTCTCAGCACCTCAGTGGATCAAAACTCTCCCTCCCTAAACATACTCCTCCACGATCTGACAACTTGGAAACTAGTGACATAGTCAATGGGGATGCAGTTCGACCAGTGAGCAGCCATGGCACTTTAAGATCCAGTCTTTCAGATCTTCACTCAAGCCAACAGCCTCTTCAGCTTCTTCACAGTGCCATCCTCGAGGATGCCTTCTCCAAAGTCATCAGGGAAGACTCCAGTAAGGCCAATAGCGACAACCTGACTAGGGAGGAAGGCAGCATACCACAGAAGAAGACCAAGGACATTAGCTACCGCCTGGGTCAAAGAAGAGCTCTTTTTGGGAAGCGCAAACAATTGAGTGACTATGCCTTGGTCTGTGGGATGTTTGGCATCATTGTCATGGTGATTGAGACAGAGCTTTCGAGGGGATTTTACAGCAAG GAATCCATATATTCATATGTACTGAAAGGCCTGATCAGCCTCTCTACCGCTATTCTTCTTGGGCTCATTGTGATGTACCATGCAAGAGAAATTCAG CTCTTCATGGTGGACAATGGGGCAGATGATTGGAGGATAGCTATGACCTTTGAGCGGATTCTCTTTGTTGTGTTGGAGCTTCTGGTCTGTGCCATCCATCCAATCCCGGGCCAGTACGTGTTCACCTGGACGGCTCGACTGGCCTTCAGCTACACAGCATCAGTAGCAGACGCCGATGTCGACATCATCCTCTCAGTGCCGATGTTCCTGCGTCTCTACCTGATTGGCCGGGTCATGCTGCTTCATAGCAAACTGTTCACAGATGCTTCCTCCCGCAGCATCGGGGCGCTCAACAAGATTAACTTTGACACTCGTTTTGTGATGAAAACTCTGATGACCATTTGTCCTGGCACAGTCCTGCTGGTCTTCAGTGTGTCCTGTTGGATCATTGCAGCATGGACCGTACGAGTATGTGAGAG GTATCACGATGCACAGGAGGTAACTAGTACCTTCCTTGGAGCAATGTGGTTGATCTCCATCACCTTCCTGTCAATCGGCTATGGAGACATGGTCCCTCATACCTACTGTGGAAAAGGTGTTTGCTTGTTAACAGGAATAATG GGAGCAGGCTGTACTGCTttggttgttgctgttgttgcaagGAAGTCAGAACTCACCAGAGCCGAGAAGCACGTTCATAATTTCATGATGGATACTCAACTTTACAAAAAG ataaaaaacacagcagccaatGTGCTGAGGGAGACGTGGCTCATCTACAAACACACCAAGCTGGTCAAGAAGATTGATCGTGCCAGAGTACGCCACCATCAGCGTAAATTCCTGCAAGCCATCCACCA ACTGCGAAGAGTCAAAATGGAGCAAAGGAAACTAACTGACCAGGCCAATACAGTTGCTGACCTTGCCAAG ACTCAGAACATGATGTATGATCTGGTGTCGGAGCTGCAGCATCGaagcgaggagctggacaggAGGATTGTAGCTCTGGAGGAGAAACTGGACTCCATCCTTCTCAGTGTGCAGTCGCTGCCCGTTGTGCTTTCTCAAGCAATAACAAAGCTACAAAAGGACTTCCTGGATGACTTGGCTTGTCGTGTCCACTTCCTATCATCCTCCCTGAGCTCTGAATGCTGTCCGGTCCCTGCCAGGCAGCTCTGTCCAGCTTCCACCACACCAGAGACACCTTACAGCTGA
- the ccdc124 gene encoding coiled-coil domain-containing protein 124, translated as MPKKFQGENSKAATAKARKAEAKAVADARKKQEEEDALWQETDKHVLKKEQRKDDKEKKRLEALERKKENQRLLDAENARLKGKSQKEALSGGKVTRAQIEEILQNEQEQQQELKPQEKSHLETPLEENVNRIIPDEGTVEARTIEDAIAVLSTGPEELDRHPERRVKAAFLAYEEVNMPRLKKENPNMRLSQLKQQLKKEWMKAPENPLNQRFANYNSK; from the exons ATGCCAAAGAAGTTCCAGGGCGAGAACTCCAAGGCAGCCACAGCCAAAGCCCGCAAGGCTGAGGCCAAGGCAGTGGCAGATGCCCGTaagaagcaggaggaagaggatgctCTGTGGCAGGAAACTGACAAACATGTACTcaaaaaagagcagagaaag GATgacaaggagaagaagaggctgGAAGCCctagagaggaaaaaggaaaaccaGCGACTTCTGGATGCGGAGAATGCCAGGCTGAAAGGCAAATCCCAAAAGGAGGCTTTATCTGGAGGAAAAGTGACACGTGCCCAGATCGAAGAGATACTTCAGAATGAGCAGGAGCAACAGCAGGAGCTCAAACCGCAAG aaaaGAGCCACCTGGAGACTCCACTGGAGGAGAACGTGAACAGAATTATCCCTGATGAAGGAACGGTGGAAGCCAGGACAATAGAAGACGCCATTGCTGTGCTCAG CACGGGACCTGAGGAGCTGGACCGCCACCCAGAGCGGAGGGTGAAAGCAGCGTTTCTTGCCTATGAGGAGGTCAACATGCCTCGCCTAAAAAAGGAGAACCCCAATATGAGATTGTCGCAGCTGAAGCAACAGTTGAAGAAGGAGTGGATGAAGGCGCCAGAGAACCCCCTGAACCAACGCTTTGCCAACTACAACTCAAAGTGA
- the cluap1 gene encoding clusterin-associated protein 1 homolog — protein sequence MSFRDLRNFTEMMRALGYPRLISMENFRTPNFMLVAEILIWLVKRYEPNTDILTDVDSETDRIFFIKAVAQFMATKAHIKLNTKHLYQADGYAVKEMLKITSVLYSAMKTKQMALGDQVEEDNNKFKFDLGSRISDLKAARQLASEVTSKGASLYDLLGKEVDLREMRTVAIGRPLEINETEKALRAAIKEVLGSVEKTKDMLSNVVSDETSLDAKIEKKKQELERNRKRLQTLQSVRPAFMDEYEKIEEDLQKQYDIYVEKFRNLCFLESQLDEYHRLEQERFEEAENTLRMMQHKLNEEKRDLTRSSLKDEDSDMDVPEDEGSDSDMEECRPSKPRPTRNSIMAGTGARFIGNMQGGDSDETEDSEIDVDEDDEEDEEGEEEESKDLEDDSLEGPVSRGARPSRGGMRPPLSEESDNDF from the exons ATGTCCTTCAGAGACTTAAGAA ATTTCACTGAAATGATGAGGGCCTTGGGCTATCCTCGGTTGATATCTATGGAGAACTTCAGAACACCAAACTTCATGCTAGTGGCAGAAATTTTAATATGGCTTGTAAAGAG ATATGAGCCCAACACGGATATTCTCACTGATGTggactcagagacagacagaatatTCTTCATCAAGGCAGTAGCCCAGTTCATG GCAACAAAGGCTCACATCAAGCTGAACACTAAGCATCTCTACCAGGCTGATGGCTATGCAGTGAAAGAGATGCTGAAGATCACCTCAGTGCTATACAGCGCTATGAAGACCAAGCAGATGGCCCTGGGAGACCAAGTCGAAGAGGATAACAACAAGTTCAAGTTTGACCTTGGCTCACGG ATTTCAGATCTTAAAGCAGCTCGACAGCTGGCATCCGAGGTCACATCTAAAGGAGCATCTCTGTATGATTTACTGGGAAAAGAGGTGGACCTAAGG GAAATGAGGACTGTGGCCATTGGCAGACCTCTGGAAATCAATGAGACTGAAAAGGCCCTGAGAGCTGCCATCAAGGAGGTTTTG GGAAGTGTGGAAAAGACCAAAGACATGCTGAGTAATGTTGTCTCTGATGAGACCAGTCTGGATGCCAAGatagaaaagaagaagcaggagctggagaggaaTCGGAAGAGGCTACAGACACTGCAGAGTGTCAG GCCGGCATTCATGGATGAATATGAGAAGATCGAGGAGGATCTGCAAAAACAGTATGACATCTATGTGGAGAAGTTCAGAAACCTCTGCTTCCTGGAGTCTCAGCTGGATGAATACCACAGACTGGAGCAGGAGAGGTTTGAG GAGGCCGAAAACACTCTGAGGATGATGCAGCACAAACTGAATGAAGAGAAGAGGGATTTGACGAGGAGCTCCT TGAAAGATGAGGATTCTGACATGGACGTTCCAGAGGACGAAGGCTCAGACAGCGACATGGAAGAGTGTCGACCTTCTAAGCCCCGACCCACACGAAACAGCATCATGGCAG GAACAGGTGCTCGATTCATTGGGAACATGCAGGGTGGTGACAGTGATGAG ACTGAAGACAGTGAGATTGATGTGGAcgaggatgatgaagaagatgaggaaggtgaggaagaagagagcaaGGATTTGGAGGATGACAGTTTGGAGGGCCCGGTGTCCAGGGGTGCTCGCCCATCCAGGGGGGGCATGAGACCCCCTCTGTCAGAGGAGAGCGACAATGATTTCTGA